In a single window of the Zea mays cultivar B73 chromosome 5, Zm-B73-REFERENCE-NAM-5.0, whole genome shotgun sequence genome:
- the LOC100274698 gene encoding Endoglucanase 10: protein MFGRDPWGGPLEISNADSATDDDRSRDLDRAALMRQLDETQQSWLLAGPGDQAGKKKKRYVDLGCVVVDRKIFMWTVGTILGLGVFIGFIMMIVKLVPHKRPPPPPPDQYTQALHKALMFFNAQRSGPLPKHNGVSWRGNSCMKDGLSDSTVRRSLVGGFYDAGDAIKFNYPMAWSMTMLSWSVIEYRAKYEAIGELDHIKELIKWGTDYILKTFNSSADTIDRIVAQVGVGDTSKGSSQPNDHYCWMRPEDIDYKRPVTECHSCSDLASEMAAALAAASIVFKDSKTYSDKLVKGAKALYKFGRLQRGRYSPNGSDQAIFYNSTSYWDEFVWGGAWMYFATGNNSYLTVATAPGMAKHAGAYWFGSPNYGVFTWDDKLPGAQVLLSRLRLFLSPGYPYEEILRTFHNQTDNVMCSYLPLFNSFNFTKGGLIQLNHGRPQPLQYAVNAAFLASLYSDYLEAADTPGWYCGPNFYTTEVLRKFARSQLDYILGKNPLKMSYVVGFGNKYPKRPHHRGASIPHNGVKYGCKGGYKWRDTKKANPNILVGAMVAGPDRRDGYKDVRTNYNYTEPTLAANAGLVAALISISDIKTGRFGIDKNTIFSAIPPMFPTPPPPPSAWKP from the exons ATGTTCGGGCGGGACCCCTGGGGCGGGCCTCTGGAGATCTCCAACGCCGACTCGGCGACAGATGACGACCGGAGCCGGGACCTGGACCGGGCGGCGCTGATGCGGCAGCTGGACGAGACGCAGCAGAGCTGGCTCCTGGCCGGGCCCGGCGACCAGgcgggcaagaagaagaagaggtacgTCGACCTGGGCTGCGTCGTCGTCGACCGCAAGATCTTCATGTGGACCGTCGGCACCATCCTCGGCCTCGGCGTCTTCATCGGCTTCATCATGATGATCGTCAAGCTCGTCCCGCACaagcgcccgccgccgccgccgcccgaccAGTACACGCAGGCGCTGCACAAGGCGCTCATGTTCTTCAACGCGCAGCGAT CCGGTCCGCTGCCGAAGCACAACGGCGTCAGCTGGAGGGGCAATTCCTGCATGAAGGATGGCCTCTCCGACAGCACCGTCCGCCGGAGCTTGGTCGGAGGCTTCTACGATGCGGGGGACGCCATCAAGTTCAACTACCCCATGGCCTGGTCCATGACCATGCTCAGCTGGAGTGTGATCGAGTACAGGGCGAAGTATGAGGCCATCGGTGAGCTCGACCATATCAAGGAGCTGATCAAGTGGGGAACAGACTACATCCTCAAAACCTTCAATTCATCTGCTGACACGATAGACAGGATTGTCGCTCAG GTGGGTGTAGGTGACACCTCTAAAGGCAGCAGTCAGCCTAATGACCATTACTGCTGGATGAGACCAGAGGACATCGACTACAAAAGGCCAGTCACCGAGTGTCACTCTTGCTCAGATCTAGCGTCTGAAATGGCTGCTGCCCTGGCTGCAGCTTCCATAGTGTTCAAGGACAGCAAAACCTACTCCGACAAGCTCGTCAAAGGCGCAAAAGCCCTGTACAAGTTCGGAAGGCTGCAGCGCGGGCGATACAGCCCCAATGGGTCTGACCAGGCAATCTTCTACAATTCCACCAGCTACTGGGATGAGTTTGTGTGGGGTGGTGCGTGGATGTACTTTGCCACAGGGAACAATTCATACCTCACGGTCGCCACAGCCCCAGGAATGGCGAAGCATGCTGGAGCCTACTGGTTTGGAAGTCCAAACTATGGAGTATTTACCTGGGATGACAAACTTCCAGGAGCTCAG GTTCTTCTCAGCAGGTTGCGACTCTTCCTAAGTCCAGGGTACCCTTACGAAGAAATACTGAGGACATTCCACAACCAAACCGACAATGTTATGTGCTCATATCTGCCTCTATTCAATTCATTCAACTTCACTAAAG GAGGACTAATACAACTCAACCATGGAAGGCCTCAGCCACTTCAGTATGCTGTCAACGCAGCTTTCCTTGCTTCTCTATACAGCGACTATCTTGAAGCTGCAGACACGCCTGGGTGGTACTGCGGACCTAACTTCTACACCACAGAAGTCCTCCGCAAGTTTGCCAGGTCACAG CTCGACTACATCCTTGGCAAGAACCCATTGAAGATGAGCTACGTTGTGGGTTTCGGAAACAAGTACCCGAAGCGCCCTCATCACAGAGGCGCGTCGATACCTCACAACGGCGTCAAGTATGGGTGCAAAGGAGGTTACAAGTGGAGGGACACAAAGAAGGCAAACCCTAACATCCTTGTCGGAGCAATGGTGGCTGGCCCCGACAGGCGCGATGGCTACAAAGATGTCCGCACGAACTACAACTACACGGAGCCTACTCTCGCAGCGAATGCTGGTCTGGTTGCAGCGCTGATCTCTATATCCGATATCAAAACCGGACGGTTCGGCATCGATAAGAACACCATCTTCTCTGCGATTCCTCCGATGTTCCCAACACCCCCGCCGCCGCCATCAGCATGGAAACCATAG
- the LOC100382446 gene encoding uncharacterized protein isoform X2: MASSTLPAYPFRMSLPGLRAPDPAKVKHVSVRAPARRLPVAASAAPSGAAAAAARERRRFLESYGLNPNDFEEDAEENPREERKDRRRRRQSGRGEQTAEAAVTPAKVEEPRETHKMLQVLGGKVRRRKLLSPKDRNVRPMMEVVRGAAFDILQSAGGSPASLRPGRWLDLYSGTGSVGIEAMSRGCSEAHFVEMDPWVISEVLKPNLECTGFIDVSQIHMLRVEKFLANAEKSHGKYPSFDYISVTPPYLEVNYSTLLAQLARSPLVGKDCFILVEYPLKTDMAESCGNLVQIADRRFGRTNLLIYGPTWSEKKKKR; this comes from the exons CCGTATGTCTCTTCCCGGACTACGAGCCCCGGACCCTGCTAAGGTTAAGCACGTATCCGTTCGAGCCCCCGCTCGCCGTCTTCCCGTTGCAGCCTCCGCGGCACCATCaggcgccgcggcggcggcggcgagggagCGCAGGCGTTTCCTGGAGAGCTACGGGCTCAACCCAAACGACTTCGAGGAAGATGCAGAGGAGAATCCGAGG GAAGAGAGAAAGGACAGGCGGAGACGTCGGCAGTCGGGGAGAGGGGAGCAAACTGCGGAAGCGGCAGTGACTCCAGCGAAGGTGGAGGAGCCTCGGGAGACTCACAAAATGCTCCAG GTGCTAGGTGGAAAAGTCCGCAGAAGGAAATTACTTTCACCCAAAGATAGGAATGTCCGTCCAATGATGGAAGTTGTCCGAGGAGCAGCCTTTGACATTTTACAG TCAGCTGGTGGTTCTCCTGCTTCACTCAGACCGGGTCGGTGGCTAGACTTGTATAGTGGTACTGGATCCGTTGGAATTGAAGCTATGAGCCGAGGATGTTCAGAG GCACATTTCGTTGAGATGGATCCTTGGGTCATCTCTGAGGTCCTCAAACCAAATCTGGAGTGTACTGGATTTATTGACGTGTCACAGATACATATGCTCCGCGTTGAAAAATTCTTGGCCAATGCCGAAAAATCTCATG GTAAATATCCTTCATTCGATTATATCAGTGTAACACCACCATATCTGGAGGTCAACTATAGCACACTGCTCGCCCAACTTGCAAGGTCACCATTGGTTGGAAAAGACTGCTTCATC CTAGTTGAGTACCCGCTGAAAACAGACATGGCTGAATCATGCGGAAACCTTGTACAG ATAGCTGACAGGAGGTTTGGTAGGACCAACTTGCTGATATATGGGCCAACTTGGTCagagaaaaagaagaaaagatGA
- the LOC100382446 gene encoding uncharacterized protein isoform X3, translated as MASSTLPAYPFRMSLPGLRAPDPAKVKHVSVRAPARRLPVAASAAPSGAAAAAARERRRFLESYGLNPNDFEEDAEENPREERKDRRRRRQSGRGEQTAEAAVTPAKVEEPRETHKMLQVLGGKVRRRKLLSPKDRNVRPMMEVVRGAAFDILQSAGGSPASLRPGRWLDLYSGTGSVGIEAMSRGCSEAHFVEMDPWVISEVLKPNLECTGFIDVSQIHMLRVEKFLANAEKSHGKYPSFDYISVTPPYLEVNYSTLLAQLARSPLVGKDCFIVGLPSALIADRRFGRTNLLIYGPTWSEKKKKR; from the exons CCGTATGTCTCTTCCCGGACTACGAGCCCCGGACCCTGCTAAGGTTAAGCACGTATCCGTTCGAGCCCCCGCTCGCCGTCTTCCCGTTGCAGCCTCCGCGGCACCATCaggcgccgcggcggcggcggcgagggagCGCAGGCGTTTCCTGGAGAGCTACGGGCTCAACCCAAACGACTTCGAGGAAGATGCAGAGGAGAATCCGAGG GAAGAGAGAAAGGACAGGCGGAGACGTCGGCAGTCGGGGAGAGGGGAGCAAACTGCGGAAGCGGCAGTGACTCCAGCGAAGGTGGAGGAGCCTCGGGAGACTCACAAAATGCTCCAG GTGCTAGGTGGAAAAGTCCGCAGAAGGAAATTACTTTCACCCAAAGATAGGAATGTCCGTCCAATGATGGAAGTTGTCCGAGGAGCAGCCTTTGACATTTTACAG TCAGCTGGTGGTTCTCCTGCTTCACTCAGACCGGGTCGGTGGCTAGACTTGTATAGTGGTACTGGATCCGTTGGAATTGAAGCTATGAGCCGAGGATGTTCAGAG GCACATTTCGTTGAGATGGATCCTTGGGTCATCTCTGAGGTCCTCAAACCAAATCTGGAGTGTACTGGATTTATTGACGTGTCACAGATACATATGCTCCGCGTTGAAAAATTCTTGGCCAATGCCGAAAAATCTCATG GTAAATATCCTTCATTCGATTATATCAGTGTAACACCACCATATCTGGAGGTCAACTATAGCACACTGCTCGCCCAACTTGCAAGGTCACCATTGGTTGGAAAAGACTGCTTCATC GTGGGTTTGCCTTCTGCCTTG ATAGCTGACAGGAGGTTTGGTAGGACCAACTTGCTGATATATGGGCCAACTTGGTCagagaaaaagaagaaaagatGA
- the LOC100382446 gene encoding uncharacterized protein isoform X1, whose amino-acid sequence MASSTLPAYPFRMSLPGLRAPDPAKVKHVSVRAPARRLPVAASAAPSGAAAAAARERRRFLESYGLNPNDFEEDAEENPREERKDRRRRRQSGRGEQTAEAAVTPAKVEEPRETHKMLQVLGGKVRRRKLLSPKDRNVRPMMEVVRGAAFDILQSAGGSPASLRPGRWLDLYSGTGSVGIEAMSRGCSEAHFVEMDPWVISEVLKPNLECTGFIDVSQIHMLRVEKFLANAEKSHGKYPSFDYISVTPPYLEVNYSTLLAQLARSPLVGKDCFILVEYPLKTDMAESCGNLVQVGLPSALIADRRFGRTNLLIYGPTWSEKKKKR is encoded by the exons CCGTATGTCTCTTCCCGGACTACGAGCCCCGGACCCTGCTAAGGTTAAGCACGTATCCGTTCGAGCCCCCGCTCGCCGTCTTCCCGTTGCAGCCTCCGCGGCACCATCaggcgccgcggcggcggcggcgagggagCGCAGGCGTTTCCTGGAGAGCTACGGGCTCAACCCAAACGACTTCGAGGAAGATGCAGAGGAGAATCCGAGG GAAGAGAGAAAGGACAGGCGGAGACGTCGGCAGTCGGGGAGAGGGGAGCAAACTGCGGAAGCGGCAGTGACTCCAGCGAAGGTGGAGGAGCCTCGGGAGACTCACAAAATGCTCCAG GTGCTAGGTGGAAAAGTCCGCAGAAGGAAATTACTTTCACCCAAAGATAGGAATGTCCGTCCAATGATGGAAGTTGTCCGAGGAGCAGCCTTTGACATTTTACAG TCAGCTGGTGGTTCTCCTGCTTCACTCAGACCGGGTCGGTGGCTAGACTTGTATAGTGGTACTGGATCCGTTGGAATTGAAGCTATGAGCCGAGGATGTTCAGAG GCACATTTCGTTGAGATGGATCCTTGGGTCATCTCTGAGGTCCTCAAACCAAATCTGGAGTGTACTGGATTTATTGACGTGTCACAGATACATATGCTCCGCGTTGAAAAATTCTTGGCCAATGCCGAAAAATCTCATG GTAAATATCCTTCATTCGATTATATCAGTGTAACACCACCATATCTGGAGGTCAACTATAGCACACTGCTCGCCCAACTTGCAAGGTCACCATTGGTTGGAAAAGACTGCTTCATC CTAGTTGAGTACCCGCTGAAAACAGACATGGCTGAATCATGCGGAAACCTTGTACAGGTGGGTTTGCCTTCTGCCTTG ATAGCTGACAGGAGGTTTGGTAGGACCAACTTGCTGATATATGGGCCAACTTGGTCagagaaaaagaagaaaagatGA